A section of the Oryza sativa Japonica Group chromosome 1, ASM3414082v1 genome encodes:
- the LOC136354928 gene encoding uncharacterized protein, whose amino-acid sequence MASRKLRHYFLAHDIMVLTSYPLGDMLRNREATGRIGKWAIELASFTISFVSRSAIKSQILADFIVERTRPCSDQPEPPVEEVWIALTNGACNAFGASFAISFISRSAITSPIGRSASFAARLEFPTTNNTAEYEAIMLALRKARAMGAQCLVIHTDSQVVAGHIDKSYQARSPELAKYLEAFRKAEACFRGITVSGVPRATIADVDALAKAAAGSTLLPSHVLYESNEAVERANGNILSSLNKRLVDASRGTWADELPAVQWGHCTSVTWATGFTPFKLLFGDEAMTPAEIKGQSLRVVLPEHAGEREVSVDHVEEMRMAAAKKLRKYIVATQLWYNKKVAPRAFSLSEAVLRRALSPSKLQNKWESPFLVAGTGTCGACHLTELDGTPLPCSWNAYLLKWYCI is encoded by the exons ATGGCCTCCCGGAAGCTCCGGCACTACTTCCTGGCCCACGACATCATGGTGCTGACCTCTTATCCGCTGGGCGATATGCTCCGGAACAGAGAGGCCACAGGCCGAATCGGCAAATGGGCTATCGAGTTGGCGTCTTTCACCATCTCCTTCGTATCTCGGTCGGCTATCAAGTCACAGATCCTGGCGGATTTCATCGTGGAACGGACCAGGCCTTGCTCCGATCAGCCGGAGCCTCCTGTGGAGGAGGTCTGGATAGCCCTAACCAACGGAGCATGCAACGCTTTCGGTGCGTCTTTCGCCATCTCCTTCATATCTCGGTCGGCTATCACTTCGCCTATTGGGCGGTCCGCGTCATTCGCAGCTCGGTTGGAATTCCCGACCACCAATAACACCGCCGAGTACGAGGCCATTATGCTGGCCCTTCGCAAAGCACGGGCAATGGGCGCCCAGTGCCTCGTGATCCACACAGACTCGCAGGTTGTCGCCGGGCATATCGACAAGTCATATCAAGCTCGCAGCCCGGAGCTCGCCAAGTACCTGGAAGCGTTTCGCAAGGCCGAGGCTTGCTTTCGGGGCATCACAGTGTCCGGAGTCCCCCGAGCCACGATAGCGGACGTCGATGCCCTGGCAAAGGCGGCCGCCGGTAGTACGCTGCTGCCTTCGCACGTACTCTACGAG AGTAACGAAGCGGTGGAGCGGGCGAATGGCAACATTCTCTCCTCCCTCAACAAGCGTCTGGTCGACGCTTCGCGCGGTACATGGGCGGATGAACTCCCCGCCGTACAGTGGGGCCACTGCACCTCGGTGACCTGGGCCACCGGCTTTACCCCGTTCAAGCTCCTTTTCGGAGACGAGGCCATGACCCCCGCGGAGATCAAGGGTCAATCACTGCGAGTCGTCCTTCCGGAGCACGCTGGCGAGCGCGAGGTCTCGGTGGACCACGTCGAGGAGATGAGGATGGCTGCAGCCAAGAAACTACGAAAATACATCGTAGCGACGCAGCTATGGTATAACAAGAAAGTGGCCCCACGAGCATTTAGTCTGAGCGAGGCCGTCCTAAGGCGCGCCCTGAGCCCCAGCAAGCTACAGAACAAATGGGAAAGCCCCTTCCTGGTGGCGGGAACCGGCACATGCGGAGCTTGTCACCTGACGGAGCTCGATGGGACCCCTCTCCCGTGCTCATGGAATGCTTACCTCCTCAAATGGTATTGCATCTAA